In Bacillus sp. FJAT-45037, the following are encoded in one genomic region:
- a CDS encoding spore germination protein, translating into MSQKKKEHEEHFTRDFTKNETRLAERLGLGKSFDVGVRKLFILDRQVNIYFVNGLVDNQYIIEILKELMDLDVRHRKTNSVKEAIKNHLTHVQVEESNSIDNVITQMLSGLIFILVEGEEEAFVIDVRMYPTRGPEEPDTERVVRGARDGYTENIIINTALTRRRIRDERLRNEILQVGVRSKTDISVTYIEGIADPKLVDIIIKELEAIEIDGIAMTDKIVEEYIVKQGLNPFPLVRYTERPDVVATHLLEGHIAIIVDTSPSVIITPTTLFHHVQHAEEYRQSPAVGTFLRWTRFVGIFFSLFILPFWLLLVVQPSLLPAALDFIGPEETNNIPIVLQILFAELGIELLRMAAIHTPSPLATALGLVAALLIGEIAIEVGYFTPEVILYVAIGAIGMFATPSYELGIALRIARVFLIIAVAIFHLQGFVIGTTLFLLFLVMMKTFNKPYMWPFIPFDPPAIWQILIRSTVPSVRWRPSIVNPQDPVKQKPTGR; encoded by the coding sequence GTGAGTCAAAAAAAGAAGGAACATGAAGAGCATTTTACACGTGATTTCACAAAAAATGAGACGCGTTTAGCAGAGCGACTTGGTTTAGGTAAATCTTTTGATGTTGGTGTTAGGAAGTTATTTATTTTAGATCGTCAAGTCAATATTTATTTTGTCAATGGACTTGTAGATAACCAATATATTATTGAAATTTTAAAAGAGTTGATGGACCTTGACGTTCGTCACCGTAAAACAAATAGTGTCAAAGAAGCGATTAAAAATCATTTAACCCATGTTCAAGTAGAAGAATCAAACTCAATTGATAATGTCATAACGCAGATGCTATCTGGATTAATCTTTATTCTTGTTGAAGGTGAAGAGGAAGCGTTTGTCATTGATGTGCGCATGTATCCGACGCGAGGACCAGAAGAACCAGATACGGAGCGTGTTGTACGCGGGGCGCGTGACGGATACACAGAGAACATTATTATTAATACGGCCTTAACGAGACGACGCATTCGTGATGAACGGTTACGTAATGAAATTTTGCAAGTAGGTGTTCGTTCGAAAACAGATATCAGTGTGACTTATATTGAAGGGATTGCTGACCCGAAACTTGTTGACATTATTATCAAAGAACTTGAAGCCATTGAAATTGATGGGATTGCAATGACAGACAAAATCGTCGAAGAGTATATTGTAAAACAAGGGTTGAATCCATTTCCGCTTGTTCGTTACACTGAACGGCCAGACGTTGTGGCTACACATTTACTCGAAGGGCATATTGCCATCATTGTCGATACATCTCCGAGTGTCATTATTACACCAACAACTTTGTTTCATCATGTTCAACACGCGGAAGAATATCGTCAGTCGCCTGCTGTCGGAACCTTTCTAAGGTGGACTCGATTTGTAGGGATTTTCTTTTCATTGTTTATTTTACCATTTTGGCTCTTGCTAGTTGTTCAGCCAAGCTTATTACCTGCAGCGCTTGATTTCATTGGGCCGGAAGAAACGAATAATATACCGATCGTTCTTCAAATTCTCTTTGCCGAACTTGGTATTGAATTGCTACGAATGGCAGCGATTCATACACCATCTCCTCTTGCTACCGCATTAGGCTTAGTAGCAGCACTTTTAATAGGAGAGATTGCTATAGAGGTTGGATACTTTACTCCAGAAGTTATTTTGTATGTTGCCATAGGGGCAATTGGAATGTTTGCAACCCCGAGTTACGAGTTGGGGATTGCTCTTCGGATCGCTAGAGTGTTTCTTATAATAGCAGTAGCCATCTTCCATTTACAAGGATTTGTAATTGGTACAACATTGTTCTTGCTGTTCCTAGTAATGATGAAAACATTCAATAAACCATATATGTGGCCATTCATCCCATTTGACCCACCAGCCATTTGGCAAATCTTAATCCGTTCAACTGTTCCATCCGTCCGCTGGCGCCCAAGTATCGTCAACCCACAAGACCCCGTCAAACAAAAACCAACCGGGAGGTAA
- the lysA gene encoding diaminopimelate decarboxylase: MYMHGSSRINEKGHLEIGGVDTVELSSQYGTPLFVYDIALIRERAEQFQQAFIDEGVQYQVAYASKAFSCIAMFQLAHELGLSLDVVSGGELYTAIQAGMPMERVHFHGNNKSMSELEMAVEARIGCVVVDNFYELKQLGRICSKQNVKMDILLRITPGVEAHTHDYISTGQEDSKFGFDLESGQVDEAIHLAQEDIHLNLLGIHSHIGSQIFETSGFVMAVEKMFEYIEKWRNELHFTPSVLNLGGGFGIRYIEGDTPLPVGEYVGKMVQVIKEKAATHEIEIPEIWIEPGRSLVGDAGTTLYTIGSNKDIPNVRHYLSVDGGMSDNLRPALYQAEYEGILANRAKEEATETFSIAGKCCESGDMLIWDLPLPKANHEDILAVFCTGAYGYSMANNYNRIPRPPVVFVEKGEEELVIKRESYEDLVRLDLPLKQVTKNV; this comes from the coding sequence ATGTATATGCATGGATCAAGTCGAATAAATGAAAAAGGACATCTAGAAATTGGAGGAGTCGACACAGTTGAATTATCAAGTCAGTATGGTACCCCTCTATTTGTTTACGATATCGCCCTAATTAGAGAAAGAGCAGAACAATTTCAACAAGCTTTTATAGATGAAGGTGTTCAATACCAAGTTGCTTATGCTTCGAAAGCGTTTAGTTGCATCGCCATGTTTCAACTTGCACATGAACTAGGGTTGAGCTTAGATGTAGTCTCAGGTGGAGAGTTGTATACAGCTATTCAAGCAGGGATGCCGATGGAGCGGGTTCATTTTCACGGAAACAATAAAAGTATGAGCGAATTAGAAATGGCGGTTGAAGCTCGTATTGGTTGTGTCGTCGTTGATAACTTCTATGAACTAAAACAGCTTGGACGGATTTGTTCAAAACAGAATGTCAAAATGGATATTTTACTTCGAATTACTCCGGGTGTTGAAGCACATACGCATGATTATATCTCAACCGGTCAAGAAGACTCTAAATTCGGTTTTGATTTAGAGAGCGGGCAAGTTGATGAAGCGATTCATTTAGCTCAAGAGGACATACATCTAAACCTGTTGGGCATTCACAGCCATATCGGCTCGCAAATTTTTGAAACGAGTGGGTTTGTAATGGCTGTTGAGAAGATGTTTGAGTACATTGAGAAGTGGCGTAATGAGCTTCACTTTACTCCGTCTGTGCTGAACCTTGGCGGTGGTTTTGGTATTCGTTACATAGAAGGTGATACGCCATTACCAGTTGGAGAGTACGTGGGTAAGATGGTTCAAGTAATCAAGGAAAAAGCTGCAACTCATGAGATCGAGATTCCGGAAATTTGGATCGAACCAGGCCGCTCATTAGTTGGAGATGCTGGCACCACTCTTTATACCATTGGATCGAACAAAGATATTCCTAATGTCCGTCATTATTTATCTGTCGATGGAGGAATGAGCGATAACCTTAGACCAGCCCTTTATCAAGCAGAGTATGAAGGAATCCTTGCTAATCGTGCAAAGGAAGAAGCAACAGAAACCTTCTCGATTGCCGGTAAATGTTGTGAAAGTGGCGACATGCTCATATGGGATCTCCCGTTACCTAAAGCCAATCATGAAGACATCTTAGCGGTATTCTGTACAGGGGCGTACGGGTATTCAATGGCGAACAACTACAACCGAATCCCAAGACCACCCGTTGTCTTCGTCGAAAAAGGGGAAGAGGAACTTGTAATAAAGCGTGAATCTTACGAAGATCTTGTACGTCTTGATTTACCATTAAAACAAGTGACGAAAAACGTATAA
- a CDS encoding sugar phosphate isomerase/epimerase family protein — MKVAVQLYTLRDECEKDFVGTLEKIAALGYDGVEFAGHWGGFKANELRELLDSIGLEASGSHVSVEMLRDNLEEILQYQQVIGSKHVICPYLEEERRRNLEDYSKLVPFFNKVGERCKQLNIAFSYHNHDFELEVFDTVKPLNHLLDETNAAYVNAEFDIYWLTKANELPSEWIKRYHGRTPLLHLKDMTVDDEKEFAELGTGGVDIKAAIEAGAESGVEWLIVEQDQCKGSPFDSIELSINYLKGILN; from the coding sequence ATGAAAGTAGCTGTTCAATTGTATACGTTGCGGGACGAGTGTGAAAAAGATTTTGTTGGGACGTTAGAGAAAATTGCTGCTTTAGGCTATGACGGGGTGGAATTTGCTGGTCACTGGGGTGGCTTTAAGGCGAATGAGTTAAGAGAGCTTCTCGATTCGATTGGTTTAGAAGCTTCGGGAAGTCATGTTTCGGTTGAGATGCTTCGAGACAATTTAGAAGAGATCTTGCAATATCAGCAAGTAATCGGTTCGAAACATGTGATTTGTCCCTACCTTGAAGAAGAACGCCGCCGTAACTTAGAGGACTATAGCAAGTTAGTACCTTTCTTTAATAAAGTGGGAGAGCGTTGTAAGCAATTGAACATCGCTTTTAGCTATCATAATCATGACTTTGAGCTCGAGGTATTTGATACAGTCAAACCGTTAAACCATCTTTTAGATGAGACGAATGCTGCTTATGTGAATGCTGAATTTGATATTTATTGGTTAACAAAAGCAAATGAACTACCAAGTGAGTGGATCAAACGCTACCATGGACGCACGCCATTGCTTCACCTTAAAGATATGACGGTAGATGATGAAAAAGAATTTGCTGAGCTTGGAACGGGTGGTGTCGATATAAAAGCTGCAATAGAGGCGGGTGCGGAGTCTGGTGTGGAGTGGCTAATCGTTGAGCAAGATCAATGTAAGGGTTCTCCCTTTGATAGTATAGAATTGAGTATTAACTATTTAAAAGGTATTCTCAACTAG
- a CDS encoding peptidylprolyl isomerase has protein sequence MKKGSIAFENGEKLVIEFYEEAAPKTVENFEKLANEGFYNGLTFHRVIPGFVAQGGCPTGNGTGGPGYSINCETEGNPHKHVAGSLSMAHAGKDTGGSQFFLVHEAQPHLDGVHTVFGQVVEGLDLVTRIKQNDVMQEVKVWEE, from the coding sequence ATGAAAAAAGGTAGTATTGCATTTGAAAACGGCGAAAAGTTAGTGATTGAATTTTACGAAGAAGCTGCACCTAAAACAGTTGAAAACTTCGAGAAATTAGCAAATGAAGGTTTCTACAACGGTCTTACTTTCCACCGCGTGATTCCTGGTTTCGTAGCTCAAGGTGGCTGCCCTACAGGTAATGGTACAGGTGGTCCTGGTTATTCAATTAATTGTGAAACAGAAGGAAATCCTCATAAACATGTTGCAGGTTCTCTATCTATGGCGCATGCAGGTAAAGATACAGGCGGAAGCCAGTTCTTCTTAGTTCATGAGGCACAACCTCATTTAGACGGTGTTCACACTGTTTTTGGACAAGTTGTTGAAGGACTTGATTTAGTAACACGCATTAAGCAAAACGATGTAATGCAAGAAGTGAAAGTTTGGGAAGAGTAA
- a CDS encoding M24 family metallopeptidase: MKQRIERLTQWLKDEEKDAAFITSKENIFYLSNFYTDPHERLVGLFVFPNKAPLMITPGMETSQVRDAGWTDELIGYADHENPWDLFRATLSERDIKSINDVAIETDVLTVSRMNDLLTLFPHAQLSAVHDELNQMRVIKDDHEIEIIKRAAELADFGVKVGMESLKEGITEMEVLATIEYELKKKGIREMSFSTMVLFGEKSGAPHGNPGNRKLAKGDFVLFDLGVVLEGYTSDITRTFAFDSISEEKLALYETVLKAQLASLRISKPGTRIGDLDQIARDVITEAGYGDRFPHRIGHGMGINVHEYPSMSHLNNDVLKEGMVYTIEPGIYDPVLGGVRIEDDVLITKDGHITLTKTPKELTIVK, translated from the coding sequence GTGAAACAACGTATAGAACGTTTAACTCAATGGTTAAAAGACGAAGAAAAAGATGCAGCATTTATTACGTCTAAGGAAAACATCTTCTATTTATCTAATTTTTACACAGACCCTCATGAGAGATTAGTTGGCTTGTTTGTCTTTCCAAACAAAGCTCCGCTTATGATTACACCAGGGATGGAAACATCTCAGGTGCGTGATGCCGGATGGACGGATGAATTAATTGGCTATGCCGATCACGAAAACCCATGGGATCTTTTCAGAGCGACTCTTAGTGAACGTGACATCAAATCAATAAACGATGTAGCGATTGAGACCGATGTCCTCACCGTTTCACGAATGAATGACTTACTGACATTATTCCCACATGCTCAGCTTTCTGCCGTTCATGATGAATTAAATCAAATGCGTGTTATAAAAGACGATCATGAGATTGAGATTATCAAACGCGCAGCAGAGCTTGCTGACTTCGGTGTCAAAGTAGGTATGGAATCGTTAAAAGAAGGCATTACCGAAATGGAAGTTTTAGCAACGATTGAGTATGAACTGAAGAAAAAAGGCATTCGTGAAATGTCCTTTTCAACAATGGTATTATTCGGTGAAAAATCAGGCGCCCCTCATGGAAATCCTGGTAACCGTAAATTAGCAAAGGGCGACTTCGTATTATTTGATTTAGGTGTAGTTCTTGAAGGATATACATCAGATATCACACGTACTTTTGCTTTTGATTCCATCAGTGAAGAAAAGTTAGCCCTTTATGAGACTGTATTAAAAGCTCAACTTGCCTCTCTTCGCATTAGTAAACCTGGAACAAGAATTGGTGATCTAGACCAGATTGCGCGCGATGTAATTACAGAGGCCGGTTACGGAGATCGTTTCCCACACCGCATAGGACACGGTATGGGCATTAATGTTCATGAATACCCTTCAATGAGCCATCTAAATAATGATGTTTTAAAAGAAGGTATGGTGTATACGATCGAGCCAGGAATATATGACCCCGTCCTAGGCGGCGTTCGGATTGAAGATGATGTACTCATTACAAAAGATGGGCATATCACCCTAACAAAAACACCGAAAGAATTAACGATTGTAAAATAA
- a CDS encoding sodium:solute symporter family transporter, with translation MLVISPSIAIIAFTSRSIFPDIDPGMALLATTVIMPTAIGGLLLAAAASFIITTGNSYLLSAATNLTYDIYGNYINRDATDKRKLWMTRMFIVVLGVLAFIMISFFPSVLAVQMYAYTVYGASITPAVLAVFFWKRVTVLGGIASMFAGLISMLTWEVALGQPFELNAAVVSVPFAIIVLIVVSLFTQKNNQSQSVKTT, from the coding sequence ATGCTTGTTATTTCACCATCTATTGCCATTATTGCCTTCACATCACGCTCGATTTTCCCAGATATTGATCCTGGAATGGCGCTACTTGCTACTACCGTTATTATGCCAACTGCAATCGGTGGACTATTGCTTGCTGCCGCTGCATCCTTTATCATTACAACAGGGAACTCTTATTTATTATCAGCTGCAACGAACTTAACCTATGACATTTATGGCAACTATATTAACCGGGATGCAACAGATAAGCGAAAACTTTGGATGACACGCATGTTTATTGTTGTTCTTGGCGTCTTAGCATTCATTATGATCAGTTTCTTCCCATCAGTTCTCGCAGTTCAAATGTATGCGTACACGGTGTATGGAGCAAGTATCACACCAGCCGTTCTTGCCGTATTCTTCTGGAAGCGAGTGACTGTTCTTGGAGGTATTGCATCTATGTTTGCAGGACTCATCTCAATGTTAACGTGGGAAGTTGCTCTCGGACAACCATTTGAACTGAATGCAGCTGTCGTTTCCGTTCCGTTTGCAATCATCGTCTTAATTGTCGTATCACTATTTACACAAAAGAATAATCAATCTCAATCAGTAAAAACCACGTAA
- a CDS encoding SIMPL domain-containing protein: MEDLQKLTVIGEGVIRVAPDRAQVTLGVVTEDESVSQAQQTNNDLFEAIITGLNTLGIQEEDIRTTTYRIEPRYDFVEGVQKFRGYEVTHMIQIIVEDLTQTGVVIDVAVENGANVISSIDFTVEETASIYQQALQLALGDAKNKALAMTESTNVTLNDIPIKMTERSDGGQARFYDGVMMSAQATPIQAGTISILATVEVVYTYGT, encoded by the coding sequence ATGGAAGATCTTCAAAAATTAACGGTGATTGGTGAAGGGGTTATACGGGTTGCCCCTGACCGAGCACAAGTGACGCTGGGTGTAGTAACGGAGGATGAGTCCGTTAGTCAAGCGCAACAAACGAATAACGATCTTTTTGAGGCAATCATTACCGGGTTAAACACTTTAGGTATTCAAGAAGAGGACATTCGAACAACCACTTATCGAATCGAACCTCGTTATGATTTTGTAGAGGGTGTTCAAAAATTTAGAGGGTATGAAGTCACCCATATGATTCAAATCATTGTCGAAGATTTAACACAGACAGGTGTGGTTATCGATGTCGCTGTTGAAAATGGAGCGAACGTAATATCGTCGATTGATTTTACGGTCGAAGAAACAGCGAGTATCTATCAACAAGCATTGCAGCTTGCGCTCGGAGATGCTAAAAATAAAGCGTTAGCGATGACTGAATCGACTAATGTTACATTAAACGATATTCCAATTAAAATGACAGAACGTTCCGATGGAGGGCAGGCGCGATTTTATGATGGGGTGATGATGAGTGCCCAGGCCACACCAATCCAAGCTGGTACGATCTCTATTCTGGCAACGGTAGAGGTTGTGTATACGTACGGAACATAA
- a CDS encoding ABC transporter ATP-binding protein, which yields MISFKNVTKKYVRKVALKDINLELSKGKIIGLIGENGSGKSTTLKLIAGLTQPNKGTITVNGKKVTRQIATDVTYLSELDEYYSFYNVGETIRFFATQFEDFNIEKAEEIRLFMKLDSKAKLKHLSKGNRGRLKLILTLARDVPVILLDEPFSGLDPMVRESIVQGLISFVDLENQVIIITTHEIKEVETILDEVIAIRDGDIVGHHNVEDLRFTKNKSIVEWMTEIYNK from the coding sequence ATGATTTCATTTAAAAATGTAACAAAAAAATACGTTCGAAAAGTCGCGTTAAAAGACATAAATTTAGAACTTTCTAAAGGAAAGATCATAGGATTAATTGGTGAAAACGGAAGTGGTAAATCAACAACGTTAAAATTGATTGCAGGCCTTACTCAACCAAACAAAGGGACGATTACAGTAAATGGTAAAAAGGTGACTCGTCAAATTGCTACAGATGTCACTTATCTTTCGGAGCTTGATGAATATTACAGTTTCTATAATGTCGGCGAAACGATCCGGTTTTTTGCTACTCAATTTGAAGATTTCAATATCGAAAAAGCCGAAGAAATCCGCTTGTTTATGAAGCTTGATTCAAAAGCAAAGTTAAAACATCTCTCTAAGGGGAATCGTGGTCGTTTAAAGCTGATCTTAACCCTTGCTCGTGATGTGCCTGTAATTTTACTTGATGAACCTTTCTCGGGTCTTGATCCAATGGTACGTGAGTCAATTGTTCAAGGTCTCATCTCGTTTGTCGACCTTGAAAATCAAGTCATCATCATCACCACTCATGAAATTAAAGAAGTGGAGACTATTCTTGATGAAGTCATTGCGATTCGAGACGGAGATATTGTTGGTCATCATAACGTTGAGGACCTACGATTCACGAAGAATAAAAGCATTGTAGAATGGATGACAGAAATCTATAACAAGTAA
- a CDS encoding GntR family transcriptional regulator, whose product MTDTFHSSKPIYIQLAERIQGEILRGELAPGDKLPSVRDTALSASVNPNTVQRTYRELEGMNIVESRRGQGTFVTENQNVLQTMRESLKNEEISQFVSLMHQMGYSNKEIEVGLLEFLQSNREESNQ is encoded by the coding sequence ATGACAGATACATTCCACTCATCAAAACCAATCTACATTCAATTAGCTGAACGCATCCAAGGGGAAATTTTACGAGGAGAATTAGCTCCAGGAGACAAACTACCATCTGTCCGTGACACTGCGCTCTCGGCAAGCGTTAATCCAAACACTGTGCAACGAACATACCGAGAATTAGAGGGGATGAACATTGTGGAATCAAGACGGGGCCAAGGAACATTTGTCACAGAAAATCAGAACGTTCTTCAAACGATGCGCGAGTCCTTAAAAAATGAAGAGATTTCTCAGTTTGTCTCCTTGATGCATCAAATGGGTTATTCAAATAAAGAAATAGAAGTTGGATTATTAGAATTTTTACAGAGTAATAGAGAGGAGTCAAACCAATGA
- a CDS encoding SMI1/KNR4 family protein, which translates to MPIEQYQGKSFWKVPSEYKPGKKLTEEMVRKVEEMLDVSLPKEYVSLMMEQNGGELNYRYVFFEDDEAAIIPFFHELDEETGVGLSQIFMTQLHLAERQVLLTGDMHTWTSLDYRYDHQPRVVYFYETGDGQWGEELIAETFDLFLSKLFKKE; encoded by the coding sequence ATGCCAATCGAACAGTATCAAGGAAAATCTTTTTGGAAGGTACCATCGGAATACAAACCGGGAAAGAAATTAACGGAGGAGATGGTTAGGAAGGTAGAAGAGATGCTAGATGTTTCGTTGCCCAAAGAATATGTTTCGTTAATGATGGAGCAAAACGGAGGAGAACTAAACTATCGCTACGTATTCTTTGAAGATGATGAGGCGGCGATCATTCCGTTCTTTCATGAATTAGATGAAGAAACAGGTGTGGGATTATCGCAAATTTTTATGACTCAGCTGCATTTAGCCGAACGGCAAGTGTTGTTAACAGGCGACATGCATACATGGACTTCTTTAGACTATCGCTACGACCACCAACCGAGAGTTGTTTATTTTTATGAAACAGGGGACGGGCAATGGGGTGAAGAACTGATTGCTGAAACATTTGATTTGTTTTTAAGCAAACTTTTTAAAAAAGAATGA
- a CDS encoding potassium/proton antiporter, producing MLLGALLLITGVLAAKFSSRFGVPALVLFILLGMLFGSDGIGFIHFENTRFAQLLGIFALVIILFEGGLQTKWKQVKPVMIPSLSLATGGVLLTTAIIAIAAKYILGLTWLEGFLIGAIVGSTDAAAVFAVLKGHNIRERLGSTLEAESGANDPMAVFLTISFIQLIIHDSVSILALISAFLWQMGAGLVIGLVIGKIASISINRINLDSSGLYPVFALAFALLAYSVAAFSSASGLLAVYVAALVIGNHDLTYRHSIFRFNEGFAWMMQISMFVILGLLVLPTDLLNPTVMIGGISLSLILIVVARPVAVFLSLTGMRFEWREKLFLSWAGLRGAVPIVLATFPLIAGLDNSQLFFNVIFFIVLTSTLIQGSTIDFFAKSLDLTGPKKITPMHSLELVSIGQANAEIIEYEVNEETQITNLALSVIPFPKDVLINAIIRNGELITPSGQTTIRIGDILYILVSKESEKKLISLLEKESNPKSQKA from the coding sequence ATGTTACTTGGTGCCCTGCTATTGATCACAGGTGTATTAGCAGCGAAATTTTCTTCTCGTTTTGGCGTTCCTGCTCTTGTCCTTTTTATTTTACTAGGGATGCTATTTGGCAGTGATGGCATTGGCTTTATCCATTTCGAAAATACTCGTTTTGCTCAATTGCTAGGCATCTTTGCTCTTGTCATCATTTTATTTGAAGGTGGACTCCAAACGAAATGGAAACAAGTCAAACCGGTTATGATTCCCTCTCTTTCATTAGCCACAGGCGGTGTTCTTTTAACAACGGCGATCATCGCTATTGCCGCTAAATATATACTTGGTCTAACTTGGTTAGAGGGATTCTTAATAGGGGCAATCGTCGGTTCAACGGATGCAGCAGCAGTCTTTGCTGTATTAAAAGGCCATAATATCCGCGAACGTCTTGGTTCAACACTTGAAGCGGAGTCAGGAGCCAATGACCCGATGGCGGTATTTCTCACGATTTCTTTTATTCAACTCATTATTCATGACTCAGTTTCTATCCTTGCACTGATTTCCGCCTTCTTATGGCAAATGGGCGCAGGATTGGTCATTGGACTCGTGATCGGTAAAATAGCTTCGATATCTATCAACCGAATCAATCTTGACTCTAGTGGACTTTACCCCGTTTTCGCTCTAGCGTTTGCTCTTTTAGCCTATAGTGTTGCTGCCTTTAGTAGTGCGAGCGGACTGCTTGCTGTCTATGTTGCGGCCCTTGTGATTGGAAACCATGATTTAACGTATCGACACTCGATTTTTCGTTTTAATGAAGGGTTTGCTTGGATGATGCAAATTTCCATGTTTGTGATTCTAGGTTTGCTTGTCTTGCCAACAGACTTATTAAACCCTACTGTAATGATTGGTGGAATCTCTCTCTCCCTCATCCTCATCGTGGTTGCACGTCCGGTCGCAGTGTTTCTTTCATTAACAGGGATGCGTTTTGAATGGAGAGAAAAACTCTTCCTTTCATGGGCTGGCTTACGCGGAGCCGTACCGATTGTTTTAGCTACATTTCCTCTGATTGCTGGTCTTGACAACAGCCAATTATTTTTCAATGTTATCTTCTTTATTGTGCTAACCTCTACACTCATTCAAGGATCAACCATTGACTTCTTCGCCAAATCCCTAGATTTAACCGGACCAAAAAAGATTACTCCGATGCATTCACTTGAGTTGGTTTCGATTGGACAGGCGAATGCTGAGATCATTGAATATGAAGTAAATGAAGAAACTCAAATAACGAATCTGGCATTAAGTGTCATACCATTCCCAAAAGACGTATTAATTAACGCGATCATACGAAATGGAGAGTTAATTACACCCTCAGGACAAACAACCATTCGAATAGGCGATATTCTCTATATCCTTGTCTCTAAAGAAAGCGAAAAAAAACTCATCTCTTTATTAGAGAAAGAATCAAATCCTAAATCACAAAAAGCATAA
- the ribD gene encoding bifunctional diaminohydroxyphosphoribosylaminopyrimidine deaminase/5-amino-6-(5-phosphoribosylamino)uracil reductase RibD, which translates to MNDTDYMKFALQLAEQTRGQTSPNPMVGAVVVKNGTIIGMGAHLRAGEGHAEVEALKMAGDKAKGATIYVTLEPCSHHGKTPPCAGLILEKQLSRVVVATVDPNPNVAGRGIKLLRDAGLTVDVGVCEQEAIELNQMFFHYILTKRPYVTLKTATTLDGKTATVTGESKWITSEAARVDVHQDRHTHDAILVGIGTVLADDPSLTTRLDQGGRNPTRIILDRTLRLPTSAKVVTDREAPTWVITTKEASNKKQLELEQLGVTIIRLEQDSIRTLLEELGRRQIMSLYVEGGQQVHGSFLEARAVNQVITYLAPKLVGGTMAPTAVGGRGIEKMSDAIELDLVDVRRIGPDIKLTSIVKEG; encoded by the coding sequence ATGAATGACACAGATTACATGAAGTTTGCACTGCAATTGGCCGAACAAACGAGAGGCCAGACTTCTCCTAATCCAATGGTTGGTGCCGTCGTTGTTAAAAACGGGACAATTATTGGAATGGGTGCGCATCTTCGTGCCGGGGAAGGTCATGCAGAAGTTGAAGCATTAAAGATGGCAGGGGATAAGGCAAAAGGAGCAACAATTTACGTTACGCTTGAGCCTTGCAGTCATCACGGGAAAACGCCGCCTTGTGCGGGCTTGATCCTTGAAAAACAATTGAGCCGCGTTGTCGTAGCGACAGTAGACCCTAATCCGAATGTAGCAGGACGAGGCATCAAGCTATTACGAGATGCCGGTCTTACCGTCGATGTTGGAGTCTGTGAGCAAGAGGCGATTGAATTAAACCAAATGTTCTTCCATTATATTTTAACGAAACGACCATATGTCACGTTAAAAACGGCGACCACACTTGATGGTAAAACGGCAACTGTGACAGGTGAGAGTAAATGGATTACAAGTGAAGCAGCTCGAGTCGACGTCCATCAAGACCGCCATACTCATGATGCGATTTTAGTTGGGATTGGAACGGTTTTAGCAGATGATCCATCTTTAACTACGCGACTAGATCAAGGGGGGCGGAATCCGACCCGAATCATTCTAGATCGCACGTTACGGCTGCCGACATCAGCGAAGGTAGTCACAGATCGCGAAGCGCCGACTTGGGTCATTACGACGAAAGAAGCATCGAATAAAAAGCAACTTGAGTTAGAGCAATTAGGCGTGACCATTATCCGTTTAGAACAAGATTCAATTCGAACTCTGTTAGAGGAACTTGGGCGACGACAAATTATGTCTTTATATGTAGAAGGTGGACAACAAGTTCATGGAAGCTTTTTAGAGGCGAGGGCAGTGAATCAAGTGATCACGTATTTAGCGCCTAAACTAGTTGGCGGAACAATGGCTCCCACAGCAGTCGGTGGCAGAGGAATAGAGAAAATGAGCGATGCGATCGAACTTGATCTTGTCGATGTCAGACGAATTGGTCCGGATATTAAGCTGACATCAATTGTAAAGGAGGGGTAA